One region of Bosea sp. 29B genomic DNA includes:
- a CDS encoding FAD-binding oxidoreductase, which yields MAAGSEIAIVGGGLVGAAIGLGLVRGGASVTLYDEGDIAHRAARGNLGNVWVQGKGLASPPYAELTRRAALGWRDFAAELTDETGIDLRFRQDGAFFCCFSPEELDRRAGQLEAAEARSQIPSSYARASLSEMRADFPMLGDGVAGATFCKLDGMVDPLRLLRALLAAFQTRGGRYLPRARVESITPEAGGFRITSAAGAGHADRIVLAAGLGNARLAPQLGLEAPVRPVRGQILITEKLRPFMPRGISFIRQTEDGGLICGESSEEAGFEEATTRTILQDTARRATTVFPFLRDVRAVRAWGALRVMSPDGQPIYQRSISHPQAFLTSVHSGVTLAPFHAGPLADAIRTGALPDDIALPFSPARFHVQATRAA from the coding sequence ATGGCGGCAGGGTCCGAGATCGCGATCGTCGGAGGCGGGCTGGTCGGCGCCGCGATCGGGCTCGGCCTCGTGCGCGGCGGGGCGAGCGTGACGCTCTATGACGAGGGCGACATCGCCCATCGCGCCGCCCGCGGCAATCTCGGCAATGTCTGGGTACAGGGCAAAGGGCTGGCGAGCCCGCCCTATGCCGAGCTTACCCGCCGCGCCGCCCTGGGCTGGCGCGACTTCGCCGCCGAACTGACCGACGAGACCGGGATCGACCTGCGCTTCCGGCAGGACGGCGCCTTCTTCTGCTGCTTCAGCCCGGAGGAACTCGACAGGCGCGCCGGCCAACTCGAAGCGGCCGAGGCACGCTCGCAGATCCCGAGCAGCTATGCGCGGGCGAGCCTGTCCGAGATGCGGGCCGACTTCCCGATGCTAGGCGACGGCGTCGCCGGCGCGACCTTCTGCAAGCTCGACGGCATGGTCGACCCGCTGCGCCTGCTGCGCGCTCTGCTCGCCGCCTTCCAGACGCGCGGCGGGCGCTATCTGCCGCGTGCCCGCGTCGAGAGCATCACGCCGGAAGCCGGGGGCTTCCGCATTACCTCCGCCGCCGGCGCAGGCCATGCCGACCGGATCGTGCTCGCCGCCGGGCTCGGCAATGCACGCCTGGCGCCGCAGCTCGGGCTCGAAGCACCGGTGCGGCCGGTGCGCGGCCAGATCCTGATCACCGAGAAATTGCGGCCGTTCATGCCGCGCGGCATCAGCTTCATTCGCCAGACCGAAGATGGCGGGCTGATCTGCGGCGAATCCTCGGAGGAAGCCGGCTTCGAGGAGGCGACGACGCGCACCATCCTGCAGGACACGGCGCGGCGCGCCACCACCGTCTTCCCCTTCCTGCGCGATGTCCGGGCCGTGCGCGCCTGGGGGGCGCTCAGGGTGATGAGCCCAGACGGGCAGCCGATCTACCAGCGCTCGATCAGCCATCCGCAGGCCTTCCTGACCTCGGTCCATAGCGGGGTGACGCTCGCCCCTTTCCATGCCGGCCCTCTCGCCGAT
- a CDS encoding aspartate/glutamate racemase family protein, whose translation MNERKKTYYGVSVGILMVRSYFERFLGDIGHAGTWDFPVQYRIVHDAIPARMTDLHNVDLLDKFKAAAQELIDAGVDGITTTCGFLSIYQRELAEFCSVPVATSALLQVPMVERLIPASKRVGVLTYNAASLSGRYFEGVGVAADTPVVGMPQDSEFVRSIRDGDNSVPFDTLRAEVLEAAGRLLRENPNIGAIVSECTNLTPYSADIVEKFGVPVYDAVSLVNWFHAGLRPRRFRQDER comes from the coding sequence TTGAACGAGCGGAAGAAGACCTATTATGGCGTGAGCGTCGGCATCCTGATGGTGCGCTCCTATTTCGAGCGCTTCCTCGGCGATATCGGCCATGCCGGCACCTGGGACTTCCCGGTACAGTACCGCATCGTGCATGACGCGATCCCGGCGCGGATGACCGACCTGCACAATGTCGACCTGCTCGACAAGTTCAAGGCGGCGGCGCAGGAGCTGATCGACGCGGGCGTCGACGGCATCACCACCACCTGCGGCTTCCTCTCGATCTACCAGCGCGAGCTCGCCGAGTTCTGCTCCGTGCCGGTCGCGACCAGCGCTCTGCTGCAGGTGCCGATGGTCGAACGCCTGATCCCGGCCTCGAAGCGCGTCGGCGTCCTCACCTACAACGCGGCGTCGCTGAGCGGGCGCTATTTCGAAGGCGTCGGCGTCGCCGCCGACACGCCGGTCGTCGGCATGCCGCAAGATAGCGAATTCGTCCGCTCGATCCGCGACGGCGACAACAGCGTGCCCTTCGATACCTTGCGGGCCGAGGTGCTGGAAGCGGCCGGCCGGCTGCTGCGCGAAAATCCGAACATTGGCGCCATCGTCTCCGAATGCACCAATCTCACCCCTTACAGCGCCGACATCGTCGAGAAGTTCGGCGTGCCGGTCTATGACGCGGTGTCGCTGGTGAACTGGTTCCATGCTGGATTGCGGCCGCGCCGCTTCCGGCAGGACGAGCGCTGA
- a CDS encoding TRAP transporter fused permease subunit has product MRRIDGIPGILLGLWSVAAVLVHLWFAGTGYPEPLELAAIHLALFVPPVFLLFPASEHSPKNRPSILDLILAVCAFVPNVYIYLNQEQIYERTSFIDPLTPVQYVLGTVMVATVVEATRRSISYTLAGLVVAVIGYMAICHLLPGAWYYRELPFAHITEINFLSVGSGLYGSLTVMSATIVASFLIFGSLMQASGMSRLFGNFGALTGGRFTGGPAKVAVISSALFGTMSGSSVANVVVTGSMSIPLMKRLGFRPVFAAGIEAAASVGGPLVPPVMGAAAFIMSEMIAVPYSAIIVAAAMGAALYYVNILAAVHYESKKLGIGAIPRHMLPSLSDLGRDAHLILPLAVLVTMMMMRFSPYLAAFWGTIATVVVAALRSHTRMGPRALFIALRDGGFLISMIAVAVTSAGIITAALTATGLLLAFTGMIKAAAGGSLLLLALLIAGTCLFLGVGIPTTPAYIITAAIGAPLIAEHGVTPIAIHLFIFYFAVLADASPPVAPVADAAATIAGAPPMTTGWYACRFALGGFVTGMAYIYEPGLILEGSLFNIISTAIALSTGLILISAGLVGYTWGPLPAWLRLAYVTAGSLCSLAYVVPVWQRGLAGIALIGATILMSRIATARGTAPELKPALVSHAEGELR; this is encoded by the coding sequence ATGCGGCGGATAGACGGAATTCCAGGCATCCTTCTCGGCCTGTGGTCGGTGGCCGCGGTGCTGGTCCATCTCTGGTTCGCCGGCACCGGCTATCCCGAGCCGCTGGAGCTCGCGGCGATCCATCTGGCGCTGTTCGTGCCGCCGGTCTTCCTGCTGTTTCCGGCGAGCGAGCACTCGCCGAAGAACCGGCCGAGCATTCTCGACCTCATCCTGGCGGTCTGCGCCTTCGTGCCGAACGTCTACATCTACCTGAACCAGGAGCAGATCTACGAGCGCACCAGCTTCATCGACCCGCTGACGCCGGTGCAGTATGTGCTCGGCACGGTGATGGTCGCGACCGTCGTCGAGGCGACGCGCCGCTCGATCTCCTACACGCTCGCCGGCCTCGTGGTCGCGGTGATCGGCTACATGGCGATCTGCCATCTGCTGCCGGGCGCCTGGTATTATCGCGAGCTGCCCTTCGCCCACATCACCGAGATCAACTTCCTCTCGGTCGGCAGCGGGCTCTACGGCTCGCTGACGGTGATGAGCGCGACCATCGTCGCCTCCTTCCTGATCTTCGGCTCGCTGATGCAGGCGAGCGGCATGAGCCGGCTCTTCGGCAATTTCGGCGCCCTCACCGGCGGGCGCTTCACCGGCGGGCCGGCCAAGGTCGCGGTGATCTCCTCGGCCCTGTTCGGCACGATGAGCGGCTCATCCGTCGCCAATGTCGTGGTCACCGGCTCGATGTCGATCCCGCTGATGAAGCGGCTCGGCTTCCGGCCGGTCTTCGCCGCCGGCATCGAGGCAGCGGCGAGCGTCGGCGGCCCGTTGGTGCCGCCGGTGATGGGCGCCGCCGCCTTCATCATGTCGGAGATGATCGCCGTGCCCTATTCGGCGATCATCGTCGCGGCGGCGATGGGCGCAGCGCTCTACTACGTCAACATCCTCGCCGCCGTTCACTATGAGTCGAAGAAGCTCGGCATCGGCGCGATCCCGCGCCACATGCTGCCCAGCCTGTCCGACCTCGGGCGCGACGCCCATCTCATCCTGCCGCTCGCCGTGCTGGTGACGATGATGATGATGCGCTTCTCGCCTTATCTCGCTGCATTCTGGGGGACGATCGCGACGGTCGTGGTCGCGGCGTTGCGCAGCCACACCCGCATGGGACCGCGCGCGCTCTTCATCGCGCTGCGCGATGGCGGTTTCCTGATCTCGATGATCGCGGTCGCCGTGACCTCGGCCGGCATCATCACGGCCGCACTGACCGCGACCGGCCTGCTCCTCGCCTTCACCGGCATGATCAAGGCAGCGGCCGGCGGCTCGCTGCTGCTGCTTGCCCTCCTGATCGCCGGCACCTGCCTCTTCCTCGGCGTCGGCATCCCGACCACACCGGCCTACATCATCACCGCCGCGATCGGCGCGCCGCTCATCGCCGAGCATGGCGTGACGCCGATCGCGATCCACCTCTTCATCTTCTACTTCGCCGTCCTCGCCGACGCCTCGCCGCCGGTCGCGCCGGTGGCCGACGCGGCCGCGACCATCGCTGGCGCCCCGCCGATGACGACCGGCTGGTATGCCTGTCGCTTCGCGCTCGGCGGCTTCGTCACCGGCATGGCCTATATCTACGAGCCCGGCCTGATCCTCGAGGGCTCGCTGTTCAACATCATCTCGACGGCGATCGCGCTGTCGACAGGCCTCATTCTGATCTCGGCCGGACTCGTCGGCTACACTTGGGGACCGCTGCCAGCCTGGCTGCGCCTCGCCTATGTCACCGCCGGCAGCCTGTGCTCGCTCGCCTATGTCGTGCCGGTCTGGCAGCGCGGGCTCGCCGGCATCGCTTTGATCGGCGCCACCATCCTGATGAGCCGCATCGCGACTGCGCGCGGCACTGCGCCCGAACTCAAGCCGGCGCTGGTCAGCCATGCCGAAGGAGAACTGCGTTGA
- a CDS encoding GntR family transcriptional regulator, translated as MTVPFGMPMLEASARRVAAQPLPQQIAAHLRELIIHDELKPGERVREQPLSLELAVSRTPLRDALKILAVERLVDLHPNRGATVANPSVVELRDLLRVYSTLEGLAGQMACERAEQDDIDAVHRWQQEMVGAFERRDKLAYFRANQAFHLRIIAASRNASLIEVHGQLNLRLHRVRYLAIMQRKDWTFVSNQHEAIIEALDKRDGALLGRLLVEHFSSAWRALDLLEAQQESTAAPAAAEL; from the coding sequence GTGACGGTGCCGTTCGGCATGCCGATGCTGGAAGCCTCAGCGCGACGGGTCGCGGCTCAGCCGCTGCCCCAGCAGATCGCCGCGCATCTGCGCGAGCTGATCATCCATGACGAGCTGAAGCCGGGCGAGCGGGTCCGCGAGCAGCCGCTGTCGCTGGAGCTCGCCGTGTCACGCACGCCCTTGCGCGACGCCCTCAAGATCCTCGCGGTCGAGCGCCTCGTCGACCTGCACCCGAACCGCGGGGCGACCGTCGCCAATCCGAGCGTGGTGGAACTGCGTGACCTGCTGCGGGTCTATTCGACGCTGGAGGGCCTGGCCGGCCAGATGGCGTGCGAGCGTGCGGAGCAGGACGACATCGACGCCGTCCATCGTTGGCAGCAGGAGATGGTGGGGGCCTTCGAACGGCGCGACAAGCTCGCCTATTTCCGGGCCAACCAGGCTTTCCACCTGCGCATCATCGCAGCCTCGCGCAACGCCTCGCTGATCGAGGTTCACGGCCAGCTCAATCTGCGCCTGCACCGGGTGCGCTATCTCGCGATCATGCAGCGGAAAGACTGGACCTTCGTCAGCAACCAACACGAGGCGATCATCGAGGCGCTCGACAAGCGTGATGGTGCGCTGCTGGGGCGGTTGCTGGTCGAGCATTTCTCCAGCGCCTGGCGCGCGCTGGACCTGCTCGAAGCCCAGCAAGAGAGCACCGCCGCGCCCGCCGCGGCCGAGCTCTAG
- a CDS encoding molybdopterin-dependent oxidoreductase, translated as MLPQPERQTLATHWGTYRVRMESGRPVALDPFEADPDPSPIASAMLAARTAPARILRPAVRRSFLERGHAAGEGGRGNEPFVEIGWDEALALVSGELDRVRSHHGNGAIYGGSYGWASAGRFHHAQSQVHRFLNTIGGYTRSVQNYSFAAADTILPHVIGDRKGLASGHTPWRLLAGHAELIVMFGGASPKNAQVSSGGLSRHALREGILACRDQGAELVSISPIRDDTALEAGAHWWAPRPQSDVALMLGLCHTLLSEGLHDRNFLARCTTGFKEVEAYLIGATDGTPKTAEWAAELCEIPAEDIRSLARKMAAKRTFVMMSWSLQRADHGEQPYWMAITLAAMLGQIGLPGGGFGFGYGSVNGVGNAAQEITWPSLSQGENPVTDFIPVARIADMLLDPGGAYDFNGERRNYPDIKLVYWAGGNPFHHHQDLNRLVGAWQRPQTIIVHEPWWTATARHADIVLPVTTQLERNDIVCANRDLMLAASHKAVEPAGEARDDYAIFSGLAARLGVEEAFTEGRDEESWLRQLYGLARQRVAAANLDIPDFDSFWRQGVTFLPEPEVVKPLLADFRADPQVHRLATPSGLIELFSERIAGFGYDDCLGHAAWLPSQEWLGAEAAEHFPLHLISNQPVTKLHSQYDHGSHARDSKIAGREPVRMHPQDAASRDLKDGDIVRVFNERGACLAGLRISDALRPGVVQLSTGAWFDPFEPGRPGALDKHGNPNVLTPDRGTSRLGQGPSAHSCLVEIEAYRGPLPEITSHVPPAILPAGVKPAE; from the coding sequence ATGCTGCCGCAGCCGGAACGACAGACGCTGGCGACCCATTGGGGAACCTATCGGGTGCGTATGGAATCGGGGCGTCCCGTCGCGCTCGATCCCTTCGAGGCCGATCCCGATCCCTCACCGATCGCTTCGGCGATGCTTGCGGCGCGCACCGCCCCGGCCCGCATCCTGCGACCGGCGGTGCGACGCTCCTTCCTCGAGCGCGGCCATGCCGCTGGCGAGGGCGGGCGTGGCAACGAGCCCTTCGTCGAGATTGGCTGGGACGAGGCACTGGCGCTGGTTTCAGGCGAGCTCGACCGGGTGCGCAGCCACCATGGCAATGGCGCGATCTATGGCGGCTCCTATGGCTGGGCCAGCGCCGGGCGCTTCCACCATGCGCAGAGCCAGGTCCACCGCTTCCTCAACACGATCGGCGGCTATACGCGTTCGGTTCAGAATTACTCCTTCGCCGCCGCCGACACGATCCTGCCGCATGTGATCGGCGACCGGAAAGGGCTCGCCAGTGGCCACACGCCCTGGCGGCTGCTGGCCGGCCATGCCGAGCTGATCGTGATGTTCGGCGGCGCCTCGCCGAAGAATGCGCAGGTCTCCTCCGGCGGACTCAGCCGCCACGCTTTGCGCGAGGGCATCCTGGCCTGCCGCGACCAGGGCGCCGAGCTGGTCTCGATCAGCCCGATCCGCGATGACACCGCGTTGGAAGCCGGCGCACACTGGTGGGCGCCGCGCCCGCAATCCGACGTCGCGCTGATGCTCGGCCTGTGCCACACGCTCTTGAGCGAAGGCCTGCACGACCGCAATTTCCTGGCGCGCTGCACCACCGGATTCAAGGAAGTCGAGGCCTACCTAATCGGCGCCACCGACGGCACGCCGAAGACAGCAGAATGGGCCGCGGAGCTCTGCGAGATTCCGGCCGAGGATATTCGCTCGCTCGCCCGCAAGATGGCGGCGAAGCGGACCTTCGTCATGATGTCCTGGTCGCTGCAGCGGGCCGACCATGGCGAGCAGCCCTATTGGATGGCGATCACGCTCGCTGCGATGCTCGGCCAGATCGGCCTGCCCGGCGGCGGCTTCGGCTTCGGCTACGGCTCGGTCAATGGCGTCGGCAATGCCGCGCAGGAGATCACCTGGCCGTCGCTGTCGCAGGGCGAGAACCCCGTCACCGATTTCATCCCGGTCGCGCGCATCGCCGACATGCTGCTTGATCCCGGCGGCGCCTATGATTTCAACGGCGAGCGCCGAAACTATCCCGACATCAAGCTGGTCTATTGGGCCGGCGGCAACCCGTTTCACCATCACCAGGACCTGAACCGTCTGGTCGGGGCCTGGCAGCGGCCGCAGACGATTATCGTGCATGAGCCCTGGTGGACCGCGACCGCCCGGCATGCCGACATCGTCCTGCCCGTAACCACCCAGCTCGAACGCAACGACATCGTCTGCGCCAATCGCGACCTGATGCTGGCCGCCTCGCACAAGGCGGTCGAGCCGGCCGGCGAAGCGCGCGACGACTATGCGATCTTCTCCGGCCTTGCCGCACGGCTCGGTGTCGAGGAGGCCTTCACCGAGGGGCGCGACGAGGAGAGTTGGCTGCGCCAGCTCTATGGGCTGGCCCGCCAGCGCGTCGCCGCGGCCAATCTCGACATTCCCGACTTCGACAGCTTCTGGCGCCAAGGCGTGACGTTCCTGCCGGAGCCGGAGGTCGTGAAGCCGCTGCTGGCCGATTTCCGGGCCGATCCGCAGGTGCACCGGCTCGCGACGCCCTCCGGGCTGATCGAGCTTTTCTCCGAGCGGATCGCAGGTTTTGGCTACGACGACTGCCTTGGCCACGCCGCCTGGCTGCCTTCGCAGGAATGGCTGGGCGCAGAAGCCGCGGAGCACTTCCCGCTGCATCTGATCTCGAATCAGCCGGTGACCAAGCTGCACAGCCAGTACGATCACGGCAGCCACGCCCGGGACAGCAAGATCGCCGGACGCGAGCCGGTGCGCATGCATCCGCAGGACGCCGCGAGCCGCGACCTGAAGGATGGCGATATCGTCAGGGTCTTCAACGAGCGCGGCGCCTGCCTAGCGGGCTTGCGCATCTCGGATGCGCTGCGCCCGGGCGTGGTTCAGCTCTCGACCGGCGCCTGGTTCGACCCGTTCGAGCCGGGCCGGCCCGGCGCGCTCGACAAGCATGGCAATCCGAACGTGCTGACGCCCGACCGCGGCACCTCGCGTCTGGGGCAGGGGCCGAGCGCCCATTCCTGTCTCGTCGAGATCGAAGCCTATCGCGGGCCGCTGCCCGAGATCACCAGTCATGTGCCGCCGGCAATCCTGCCGGCGGGCGTCAAACCCGCCGAATGA
- a CDS encoding RidA family protein — MSTTEIRRIDSNGRRSRVVVHNGTLHFAGQVADDFSGDIGQQTQEALTRIDKLLAEGGSERRKVLSATIWLKDMSDYAGMNAVWDRWIDPDHAPARCCGVVEMADPAIRVEIILTAAQ, encoded by the coding sequence GTGTCGACCACCGAGATCCGCCGCATCGATTCCAATGGCCGCCGCAGCCGCGTCGTCGTCCATAACGGCACGCTGCATTTCGCCGGTCAGGTCGCCGACGATTTCAGCGGCGACATCGGCCAGCAGACGCAGGAAGCACTCACCCGCATCGACAAGCTGCTGGCCGAAGGCGGCAGCGAGCGCCGCAAAGTCCTCAGTGCCACGATCTGGCTCAAGGACATGTCCGACTATGCCGGGATGAACGCGGTCTGGGACCGCTGGATCGATCCCGACCACGCCCCGGCCCGCTGCTGCGGCGTGGTCGAGATGGCCGATCCGGCCATCAGGGTCGAGATCATCCTGACGGCCGCGCAGTGA
- a CDS encoding cysteine peptidase family C39 domain-containing protein, translated as MPRPALTRRRFLGSGGALCASLAGGLPVWAEEAPAEEGSVRRPKSFLDRRFDGVVGQTADFTCGAASIATILTYYWNRPTTEIEALEIIRSRYTAEQWKNREGNGVSFDDLIFAAKKLGFQAAGAEIALEDLPKLAAPVILHLDKGKFQHFSVLRRAVSEVYYMADSIVGQTVLTQADLRSQYTGKALAIAKRKADLPTGTALSAVRDGTSVSRIVGDVMLRGFERLPPALR; from the coding sequence ATGCCGCGCCCTGCCCTGACACGACGTCGCTTCCTCGGTAGCGGCGGCGCCTTGTGCGCCTCGCTCGCGGGAGGCCTTCCGGTGTGGGCCGAGGAGGCTCCGGCTGAGGAAGGCTCGGTACGCCGGCCGAAATCCTTCCTCGACCGCCGATTCGACGGCGTCGTCGGCCAGACCGCCGACTTCACCTGCGGCGCCGCTTCGATCGCCACCATCCTGACGTATTACTGGAACCGACCGACCACCGAGATCGAGGCGCTCGAGATCATCCGCTCGCGCTACACCGCCGAGCAGTGGAAGAATCGCGAAGGCAACGGCGTCTCCTTCGACGATCTGATCTTCGCGGCTAAGAAACTGGGCTTCCAGGCCGCCGGTGCGGAGATCGCGCTGGAGGATTTGCCGAAATTGGCGGCGCCGGTGATCCTGCATCTCGACAAGGGCAAGTTCCAGCACTTCAGCGTGCTGCGCCGGGCCGTCTCCGAGGTGTATTACATGGCCGATTCGATCGTCGGCCAGACCGTGCTGACGCAGGCCGATCTTCGGTCACAATATACCGGCAAAGCATTGGCGATCGCGAAGCGGAAGGCCGACCTGCCGACGGGCACCGCCTTGTCGGCCGTCCGGGACGGCACCTCTGTCTCGCGGATCGTCGGAGACGTCATGCTGCGGGGCTTCGAGCGCCTGCCCCCAGCCCTGCGATGA
- a CDS encoding DUF296 domain-containing protein, giving the protein MRTIQQPGPVAPERVQWAEARGRKLTLELKPGLLLDAIAETFAAQGFSSGVLRLPAGLPLAPFAYVMPALSATPEHAAFYSETFRPDGVTRIETGALTFGERDGAPFFHGHALWREADGNRNGGHILPDQSFLAEPIAVDAIGLDGAGFVASHDPETNFKLFMPAQRPSRGAEAGGRFFVLRLRPNRDVFTALETFCAERGIGQAIIHGGVGSTIGARFTDGRSIEPFATEIAITAGHIAPGTDGKPEAALAIALVDYTGGMVQGALARGDNPVLMTLELVLEAQ; this is encoded by the coding sequence GTGAGGACGATCCAGCAGCCGGGGCCGGTCGCGCCCGAGCGGGTGCAATGGGCCGAGGCGCGCGGCCGCAAGCTCACCTTGGAGCTAAAGCCCGGCCTGCTGCTCGACGCTATCGCGGAGACCTTCGCCGCGCAGGGCTTTTCCAGCGGCGTGCTGCGCCTGCCGGCCGGGCTTCCCCTCGCGCCCTTCGCCTATGTGATGCCGGCGCTCTCGGCGACGCCGGAGCATGCTGCCTTCTACAGCGAGACCTTCCGGCCTGATGGCGTGACCCGGATCGAGACCGGTGCCCTGACCTTCGGCGAGCGCGACGGCGCCCCATTCTTCCATGGCCATGCGCTCTGGCGCGAGGCGGATGGCAACCGCAATGGCGGCCATATCCTGCCGGACCAGAGCTTCCTGGCCGAGCCAATCGCCGTCGACGCAATCGGGCTGGACGGCGCCGGCTTCGTCGCCAGTCATGACCCGGAGACCAACTTCAAGCTGTTCATGCCAGCGCAGCGACCGAGCAGGGGCGCGGAAGCAGGCGGCCGCTTCTTCGTGCTGCGGCTGCGGCCGAACCGCGACGTCTTCACGGCGCTAGAGACGTTCTGTGCTGAGCGCGGCATCGGGCAGGCGATCATCCATGGCGGCGTCGGTTCGACCATCGGCGCGCGCTTCACGGATGGGCGCTCGATCGAGCCTTTCGCCACCGAGATCGCCATCACGGCCGGACACATCGCACCCGGCACCGACGGCAAACCGGAAGCGGCACTCGCGATCGCGCTGGTCGACTATACCGGCGGCATGGTGCAAGGCGCGCTCGCGCGTGGCGACAATCCAGTACTAATGACGCTGGAGCTGGTGCTGGAAGCGCAGTAG
- a CDS encoding acyl-CoA synthetase, with the protein MTTSAADAEPAGGLKPVTTRVMNLAHFLTRNARRFGDRPGLIWGERQWSWSELDAAAHALCAALAARGIGKGDRILVHSKNCDEMFVSMFAAFRLGAVWVPTNFRLMPDEVAYLATSSGAKGFLCHGDFPDHAAAVAKDSRALEFTWRIGAGAFGETTLTEAIAAHRGSHVPDAVVDRDDPCWFFFTSGTTGRSKAAVLTHGQMGFVVTNHLADLVPGSTEADASLVVAPLSHGAGVHQLVLSARGAPTILLPTERFDIDEAFRLIAKHRVTNIFTVPTILKMLVEHPAVDQHDHSSLRHVIYAGAPMYREDQKTALAKLGKVLVQYFGLGEVTGNITVLPTYLHEEEDGPAARIGSCGVERTGIQVAIQNDAGEELKPFETGEICVIGPAVFAGYYENPEANAKSFRNGWFRTGDLGHMDEEGFVYITGRASDMYISGGSNIYPRDIEEKILTHPAIAEAAVLGVPDAVWGEIGVAVCVARSPVDENELASYLAEKIPRYKMPKRFFFFEELPKSGYGKVPKRLVRDELEKRGLLDFVRAPGASA; encoded by the coding sequence ATGACGACGAGCGCAGCCGACGCTGAGCCCGCTGGCGGGTTGAAGCCCGTGACGACGCGGGTGATGAACCTCGCGCATTTCCTGACGCGCAATGCCCGCCGCTTCGGCGACCGGCCCGGGCTGATCTGGGGCGAGCGGCAATGGAGCTGGAGTGAGCTCGATGCGGCAGCACATGCGCTCTGCGCCGCCCTCGCCGCGCGCGGCATCGGCAAGGGCGACCGCATCCTCGTCCACTCGAAGAACTGCGACGAGATGTTCGTCTCGATGTTCGCCGCCTTCCGGCTTGGCGCCGTCTGGGTTCCGACCAATTTCCGGCTGATGCCGGACGAGGTCGCCTATCTCGCGACCTCCTCGGGCGCCAAGGGCTTCCTCTGCCATGGCGATTTCCCCGATCATGCCGCTGCCGTCGCCAAGGATAGCAGGGCGCTCGAATTCACCTGGCGGATCGGTGCCGGCGCTTTCGGCGAGACGACGCTGACCGAGGCGATCGCCGCGCACCGGGGCAGCCATGTACCCGACGCCGTCGTCGACCGCGATGATCCCTGCTGGTTCTTCTTCACCTCGGGCACGACCGGCCGCTCCAAGGCGGCGGTGCTGACCCATGGCCAGATGGGCTTCGTGGTGACAAATCACCTCGCCGACCTCGTACCGGGCTCGACCGAGGCGGACGCCTCGCTCGTCGTCGCGCCACTCTCGCATGGCGCCGGCGTGCATCAACTCGTGCTCTCGGCCCGCGGCGCGCCGACGATCCTGCTGCCGACCGAGCGCTTCGACATCGACGAGGCCTTCCGGCTGATCGCAAAGCACCGGGTCACCAACATCTTCACCGTGCCGACCATCCTGAAGATGCTGGTCGAGCACCCGGCCGTCGACCAGCACGATCACTCCAGCTTGCGCCATGTCATCTATGCCGGCGCGCCGATGTATCGCGAGGACCAGAAGACGGCGCTCGCCAAGCTCGGCAAGGTGCTGGTGCAGTATTTCGGCCTCGGCGAGGTCACCGGCAACATCACCGTGCTGCCGACCTATCTGCACGAGGAAGAGGATGGGCCGGCGGCGCGCATCGGCAGCTGCGGCGTCGAGCGCACCGGCATCCAGGTCGCGATCCAGAACGACGCGGGCGAGGAGCTCAAGCCCTTCGAGACCGGCGAGATCTGCGTGATCGGCCCGGCGGTCTTCGCCGGCTATTACGAGAACCCGGAGGCCAATGCGAAATCCTTCCGCAATGGCTGGTTCCGCACCGGCGACCTCGGCCACATGGACGAAGAGGGTTTCGTCTACATCACCGGCCGCGCCTCAGACATGTACATCTCCGGCGGCTCGAACATCTATCCACGCGACATCGAGGAGAAGATCCTGACCCATCCGGCGATCGCCGAAGCCGCCGTGCTCGGCGTGCCCGATGCGGTCTGGGGAGAGATCGGCGTCGCGGTCTGCGTCGCGCGCAGCCCTGTCGATGAGAACGAGCTGGCGAGCTACCTCGCCGAGAAGATCCCGCGCTACAAGATGCCAAAGCGCTTCTTCTTCTTCGAGGAACTGCCGAAATCCGGCTATGGCAAGGTGCCCAAGCGCCTGGTGCGCGACGAGCTGGAGAAGCGCGGCCTGCTCGACTTCGTCCGCGCGCCGGGAGCCTCGGCGTGA